The following are from one region of the Paenibacillus sp. KS-LC4 genome:
- a CDS encoding AraC family transcriptional regulator — MDTIAFPLVTDTELALPLFVDIIGHWSNQEAIDRMNGFPHYQWLQVASGEGELIIEEKSYSVKNGQGFCLFPGVPHRYYATREPWDVHFVSFGGSLCETLFGQAGITESGVYATADGEVLISHMRSIYAMSQSDRPFLGLECSKLLYAMLLDLMKVVRVSSHSAHQSLSRLHPVIQYIEAHADSLITIEDLAGSIHVTPQYLCLLFKKAMRMRPMEYVNRERINRSKQLMFRESTLKMQEIAKLSGFDSASYFSSVFKRLEGVGPEQFKKMHGMR, encoded by the coding sequence ATGGATACCATTGCATTCCCGCTTGTAACAGATACCGAGCTTGCGCTGCCGCTTTTCGTCGACATTATCGGACATTGGAGCAATCAGGAGGCCATTGATCGCATGAATGGCTTTCCTCACTATCAATGGCTGCAGGTAGCTTCTGGTGAAGGCGAGCTTATTATAGAAGAGAAAAGCTATTCGGTGAAAAATGGCCAAGGCTTCTGCCTGTTCCCCGGTGTGCCCCATCGGTATTATGCGACCCGCGAGCCGTGGGATGTGCATTTTGTAAGCTTTGGCGGCAGCCTGTGTGAAACGTTGTTCGGGCAGGCCGGCATTACTGAATCCGGCGTCTATGCAACAGCAGATGGAGAGGTATTAATTTCACATATGCGCAGCATCTACGCCATGTCGCAGTCGGATCGCCCGTTCCTCGGACTGGAATGCTCAAAGCTGCTCTACGCGATGCTGCTAGATCTGATGAAGGTCGTTCGTGTCAGCTCTCATTCCGCGCATCAAAGCTTGTCGAGGCTCCATCCCGTCATTCAGTACATTGAAGCACATGCTGACAGCCTCATTACGATTGAGGATTTAGCAGGTTCAATTCATGTGACACCTCAATACTTATGCCTGCTATTTAAGAAAGCGATGCGCATGCGACCGATGGAATACGTCAACCGCGAGCGTATCAACCGCAGCAAGCAGCTGATGTTTCGTGAGAGCACGCTAAAAATGCAGGAAATTGCCAAGCTGTCCGGCTTCGACAGCGCAAGCTATTTCAGCTCCGTCTTTAAACGTCTTGAGGGCGTGGGCCCTGAGCAGTTTAAAAAAATGCACGGCATGCGTTAA
- a CDS encoding methyl-accepting chemotaxis protein encodes MRKNHLHLSLTVKLVSSVIICLLAIFSVMITLNLNQLRTLAVTKGEQEGQIAGTDYMMMIQREMTAVESKLENLKFTLQNTRSEQQLSRENVVELLETMVENDPRVLAYYTLWEPNAFDQKDEDNINFKPYDDVTGRFIPYVFRNGGSTAVSPLTDYTVQGAGDYYLLPKESKKTTYVDPYFYEVAGQQVLITSIVLPIMDQSGAFLGIVGADISIESFQKAAAEYTPMGGHVSLISEKGKYLANPNDPATLNQPFGDNAEKQALLDDVINGTRLSGYTPNADGDEVLRLFEPIALPGSTQFWYSQSVIPKTAIFAEFTKSQTSLLIVAISSMLLLGVIISLLIRFMVIRKLQLFNISLEKMAEGDLTQTIAIKQQDELGKMAASFNSMTEKLRSMFQLVTNLGIAVSETSEQLTASADQTSKASETIAESIQTVAMDAESQNQYAGGTAEAMQAMSSHVQRIAESSDQVAASANGVALQTADGYQMMQQAVRQMGQIQQSVTETEAAIDRLNERSAQIGQMTGLITAISVQTNLLALNAGIEAARVGEHGRGFAIVAQEVRKLAEQTKQAADQVSQLVNGIRSDTEHVALTMQRGSQEVASGAQTVEGSGELFHAIMSEMSAVSGQIQEVSAAAGQMNASSQQMTASVEQMAVIAGDTASNSHNVAAASEEQLASMQQISAAAESLDHMVQELLGKLSQFKI; translated from the coding sequence ATGAGAAAGAACCACTTGCATTTATCTTTGACGGTTAAATTGGTATCCAGTGTCATCATTTGCTTGCTTGCCATCTTCAGTGTCATGATTACTCTCAATTTGAATCAGCTGCGGACGCTTGCCGTTACGAAAGGCGAGCAGGAGGGGCAAATTGCTGGAACAGATTATATGATGATGATTCAAAGGGAAATGACAGCAGTGGAGTCGAAGCTTGAGAATTTGAAATTTACGCTTCAGAATACCCGCAGCGAACAGCAGCTGTCGCGGGAAAACGTCGTAGAGCTGTTGGAAACCATGGTTGAAAATGATCCGCGAGTGCTCGCTTATTATACGCTCTGGGAGCCAAATGCTTTTGATCAGAAAGATGAGGACAACATTAATTTTAAGCCTTACGATGATGTAACAGGTCGCTTTATCCCTTATGTTTTCCGTAATGGAGGCAGTACGGCAGTTAGTCCGCTAACGGATTATACGGTACAAGGGGCTGGCGATTATTATTTACTGCCTAAGGAGTCTAAAAAAACGACCTATGTCGATCCTTATTTTTATGAGGTAGCTGGTCAGCAGGTGCTGATTACATCAATTGTTTTACCGATAATGGATCAAAGCGGCGCCTTTCTAGGCATCGTTGGCGCTGACATATCAATTGAAAGCTTTCAAAAAGCAGCAGCCGAATATACTCCGATGGGCGGGCATGTATCGCTTATAAGTGAAAAAGGGAAATATTTGGCTAATCCCAACGATCCAGCCACTTTAAATCAGCCTTTTGGCGATAATGCCGAAAAACAGGCATTGCTGGATGATGTGATAAACGGAACGCGCCTATCGGGCTATACCCCGAATGCAGACGGAGACGAAGTGCTGAGGCTGTTCGAGCCGATCGCATTGCCAGGAAGCACCCAGTTCTGGTACAGTCAAAGCGTTATTCCGAAAACAGCGATTTTTGCTGAATTTACGAAGAGTCAGACGAGTCTGCTTATCGTTGCGATAAGTTCAATGCTTTTATTAGGTGTTATTATTTCTCTCCTGATTCGCTTTATGGTCATTCGCAAGCTGCAATTGTTTAACATTAGCCTTGAAAAAATGGCCGAGGGCGACCTCACCCAGACGATTGCTATAAAACAGCAGGATGAGCTGGGTAAAATGGCGGCCTCCTTCAATAGCATGACCGAGAAGCTGAGGAGCATGTTCCAGCTCGTGACGAATCTTGGAATAGCCGTCAGTGAAACGTCGGAGCAGTTGACGGCTAGCGCTGACCAGACGAGCAAGGCATCCGAGACGATTGCCGAATCCATTCAGACGGTGGCGATGGATGCCGAGTCGCAAAATCAATATGCAGGCGGCACCGCCGAGGCCATGCAGGCGATGTCCAGCCATGTTCAGCGCATAGCTGAATCGAGCGATCAGGTAGCGGCCTCTGCCAATGGCGTCGCGCTCCAGACGGCCGATGGTTATCAAATGATGCAGCAGGCTGTCCGGCAAATGGGACAAATCCAGCAATCAGTTACCGAGACGGAAGCAGCGATTGATCGGCTTAATGAACGCTCTGCTCAGATTGGACAAATGACAGGCCTGATTACAGCGATCAGCGTACAAACAAATTTGCTGGCGCTGAATGCTGGCATTGAGGCTGCGCGTGTCGGTGAGCATGGCCGAGGCTTTGCAATAGTAGCCCAAGAGGTGCGGAAGCTGGCGGAGCAAACGAAGCAGGCTGCGGATCAAGTGTCACAGCTTGTGAATGGCATCCGCAGCGATACGGAGCATGTGGCGCTAACGATGCAAAGAGGCTCCCAGGAAGTGGCAAGCGGCGCGCAAACCGTGGAAGGAAGCGGCGAGCTCTTTCATGCAATAATGAGTGAAATGAGCGCGGTGAGCGGTCAAATTCAAGAGGTTTCAGCAGCGGCTGGTCAAATGAATGCAAGCTCGCAGCAAATGACCGCAAGTGTTGAGCAAATGGCGGTTATAGCTGGCGATACCGCATCGAATTCTCATAATGTTGCGGCAGCCTCCGAGGAGCAGCTAGCGTCGATGCAGCAAATATCGGCAGCGGCTGAATCGCTCGACCATATGGTTCAGGAGCTGCTAGGAAAACTGTCGCAGTTTAAAATTTAA
- a CDS encoding LysR family transcriptional regulator, with product MSLLKMKLMVLIDRYKQITAVANALQIKQPTVSFHMKKMEEEWGVKLFEMRTGKVLLTKNGKLLLHYASQIDQLYSEAESRLGAIHAAEKNRFVIGCTTSTAAYLTSSAAIGKLRALTGSHAAVISVAVHDEDELYQKLHLGTIDFILYGAGKQQAEGSEFRYQTMGASPLRLIIPRQHPLYESSEERSLYSQLEKYEFVELADSSVAQHIHEWSRKCQYSLTSFASYGSVELLLHAAAASGDLAILPECLLPHAAKLEELELTLTVLDDEAARWTMTASWRSQHWDQAFMQQVLEIIGL from the coding sequence ATGAGTTTGTTAAAAATGAAGTTAATGGTCCTCATTGATCGCTATAAACAGATCACCGCAGTAGCCAATGCCCTGCAAATCAAGCAGCCTACCGTCAGCTTTCATATGAAGAAGATGGAGGAGGAATGGGGCGTCAAGCTGTTCGAAATGCGAACGGGAAAGGTGCTGCTCACGAAAAATGGCAAGCTGCTGCTTCATTATGCTTCGCAAATTGACCAATTATACAGCGAGGCGGAATCGCGGCTTGGTGCCATTCATGCAGCAGAGAAAAATCGTTTTGTGATTGGCTGTACGACCAGCACCGCTGCTTATTTGACGAGCAGCGCCGCAATAGGAAAGCTTCGGGCACTGACAGGCAGCCATGCCGCCGTTATCTCCGTTGCCGTTCATGATGAGGATGAGCTTTATCAAAAGCTGCATCTGGGAACGATCGACTTTATTTTGTATGGAGCAGGCAAGCAGCAGGCAGAGGGTAGCGAATTTCGCTATCAGACGATGGGCGCCTCGCCGCTCCGGCTTATTATTCCTCGGCAGCATCCTTTATATGAGAGCTCAGAGGAACGCTCCCTTTATTCGCAGCTCGAAAAATATGAGTTTGTCGAGCTTGCTGACAGCTCCGTTGCTCAGCACATTCATGAGTGGAGCCGCAAATGCCAGTATTCGCTAACCTCATTCGCCTCCTACGGATCGGTAGAGCTGCTTCTACATGCCGCTGCGGCCAGCGGAGATCTTGCTATCTTGCCCGAATGCTTATTGCCGCATGCGGCAAAACTTGAGGAGCTTGAGTTAACGCTCACTGTGCTGGACGATGAAGCAGCGCGGTGGACCATGACGGCAAGCTGGCGAAGCCAGCATTGGGATCAAGCTTTTATGCAGCAGGTGCTGGAAATCATCGGCTTATAA
- a CDS encoding methyl-accepting chemotaxis protein, with product MTTAELAHPMDIQLDMDELEANLPEQQAENILTLETADRMQQADAPLEQAVQLVDFIRQAPFVREERTCKETIAVFKQHPESECVVICDAACKVKGLMMRKHFFLKLGHRFSADLYYEKPITVMMDAAPLIIDRDSAPEHLIERALNRQEKVLYDCVLVTEDDRFAGILTVADLLKLSKRLQEEAEQAQRRTIQSAEERVKEIESAIQSVRGSTEEGEELSVVMVDLTLKGKNELDKVTQAFVSIAANSQLQEEQMRSLQAEAGSISKVSGLIKELAEQSNLLAINASIEAARAGEQGRGFAVVAGEVMKLANQTKASAATITSLIQTIIQKIEQTAQLAQSGRLETASSEAHVHEVEGAFNSLFHAAADNRSNAGQIGTLAERAYLQVQHVADEMSSLQKSRLS from the coding sequence ATGACGACTGCTGAGCTGGCGCATCCGATGGATATACAGCTGGATATGGATGAATTAGAAGCCAATCTTCCAGAGCAACAGGCAGAAAATATCTTAACTTTAGAGACTGCCGATAGGATGCAGCAGGCAGACGCTCCATTGGAGCAGGCTGTCCAGCTTGTTGATTTTATTCGTCAGGCACCGTTTGTACGGGAGGAGCGGACCTGCAAAGAGACGATAGCTGTCTTCAAGCAGCATCCCGAATCGGAATGTGTCGTCATTTGCGACGCCGCATGCAAAGTAAAGGGACTTATGATGCGGAAGCATTTTTTTCTAAAGCTGGGCCATCGTTTCAGTGCTGATTTGTATTATGAGAAGCCTATTACCGTCATGATGGATGCAGCCCCGCTCATTATAGATAGGGACAGTGCACCGGAGCATCTCATTGAGCGGGCGCTTAATCGTCAGGAAAAAGTGCTCTATGATTGCGTGCTTGTAACAGAGGATGATAGGTTCGCAGGCATCTTGACGGTTGCCGACTTGCTAAAGCTTTCGAAAAGGCTACAGGAGGAGGCAGAGCAGGCCCAGCGCAGGACGATTCAATCTGCAGAAGAGCGAGTAAAGGAAATCGAATCAGCGATTCAAAGCGTGCGTGGCTCCACGGAGGAGGGTGAGGAGCTGTCGGTCGTGATGGTGGATTTGACGCTAAAGGGGAAGAACGAGCTGGATAAAGTAACGCAAGCATTCGTCTCTATTGCTGCGAATTCACAGCTGCAGGAGGAGCAGATGCGTTCGTTGCAGGCGGAGGCTGGCTCGATTAGCAAGGTGTCAGGGCTTATAAAGGAGCTTGCAGAGCAAAGCAATTTGCTTGCGATTAATGCTTCGATTGAAGCGGCGCGGGCTGGCGAGCAGGGGCGGGGCTTTGCGGTCGTAGCTGGCGAAGTGATGAAGCTGGCGAATCAGACGAAAGCATCGGCTGCTACGATTACATCGCTTATCCAGACGATCATTCAGAAAATCGAACAGACGGCGCAGCTCGCGCAAAGCGGCAGATTGGAGACGGCATCAAGTGAAGCGCATGTGCATGAGGTAGAAGGCGCATTCAATAGCCTATTTCATGCGGCGGCTGACAATCGCAGCAATGCCGGACAAATTGGAACACTGGCTGAGCGGGCTTATTTGCAAGTGCAGCATGTTGCGGACGAGATGAGCAGCCTGCAAAAAAGCAGGCTCTCCTAA
- a CDS encoding beta-galactosidase, whose protein sequence is MSSKFPPISSKIPKMLHGADYNPDQWLKYPHILEEDIRLMKLSHSNVMSVGIFGWVALEPEEGVFTFEWMDQLLDRFAANGIYALLATPSGARPAWMSSKYPEVLRVDENGIRNLHGARHNHCFSSPVYREKVQMMNTKLAERYSSHPAVIGWHISNEFGGECHCDLCAEAFRGWLQQRYGTLEALNDAWWTTFWSHTYTDWSQIDTPTQRGERAVHGMNVDWMRFVTDQTVDFCRKEMEPLRAINPELPITTNFMLDFEGLNYWKFADMLDMISWDAYPTWHSLESDSELAAWIGFNHDIFRSLKGGKPFMLMESTPSMTNWQPVSKLKKPGMHLLSSMQAVAHGSDTVQYFQWRKSRGSSEKLHGSVVDHVGHEHTRVFKDVTDVGHALTKLEDVVGTTVKPEVAIIYDWENRWAVKDSQGPRNCGIHYEETARKHYRPFWELGIPVDIIDSECALDSYKIVIAPMLYMVRPGVGEAIEKFVENGGTFIATYWTGIVNESDLCFLTGFPGPLRKTLGIWSEEIDSLHDGETNRVVMSEGNALGLSGEYEAHELCDLIHLEGAESLAVYGEDFYAGRPALTVNRLGKGKAYYVASRNKEPFFTDFFKALVEQEGIRKVLDTELPEGVTAQLRSDGETDYVFVSNFTPQEQQVVLDDHAYEDVLNGGHVGAALSLAAYDVRILRRKSC, encoded by the coding sequence ATGAGCAGCAAATTTCCCCCAATCAGCTCGAAAATTCCCAAAATGCTTCATGGCGCGGATTATAATCCGGACCAGTGGCTTAAATATCCTCATATCCTTGAGGAAGATATTCGTTTAATGAAATTATCGCACAGCAATGTCATGTCGGTTGGTATTTTCGGCTGGGTTGCCCTTGAGCCAGAGGAAGGCGTCTTCACCTTTGAATGGATGGATCAATTGCTCGATCGTTTTGCGGCTAATGGCATTTATGCACTGCTTGCAACGCCGAGCGGAGCAAGACCGGCATGGATGTCCTCCAAATACCCGGAAGTGCTCCGTGTAGATGAGAACGGCATTCGCAATCTGCATGGCGCACGTCATAACCATTGCTTCTCCTCTCCGGTGTACCGCGAGAAAGTGCAAATGATGAATACGAAGCTGGCTGAGCGTTATTCGAGTCACCCGGCTGTTATTGGCTGGCATATTTCCAATGAGTTCGGCGGCGAATGCCATTGCGATCTGTGCGCCGAGGCGTTCCGCGGCTGGCTGCAGCAGCGTTATGGCACACTTGAGGCATTAAATGATGCTTGGTGGACGACGTTCTGGAGTCATACCTATACCGATTGGAGCCAAATTGATACACCGACGCAACGCGGAGAAAGAGCTGTTCACGGCATGAATGTGGACTGGATGCGTTTTGTTACTGATCAGACGGTGGACTTCTGTCGTAAGGAGATGGAGCCGCTTCGCGCTATTAATCCGGAGCTCCCGATTACAACTAATTTTATGCTCGACTTCGAAGGGCTGAATTATTGGAAGTTTGCGGATATGCTCGATATGATTTCGTGGGATGCATACCCAACCTGGCACAGCCTCGAAAGCGATAGCGAGCTTGCGGCTTGGATCGGCTTCAACCATGACATTTTCCGCTCGCTTAAAGGCGGTAAGCCATTTATGCTGATGGAAAGCACGCCAAGCATGACGAACTGGCAGCCGGTAAGCAAGCTGAAGAAGCCAGGCATGCATCTGCTGTCTTCCATGCAGGCCGTAGCCCATGGCTCGGATACCGTGCAATATTTCCAATGGCGCAAAAGCCGCGGCTCCAGCGAGAAGCTGCATGGCTCGGTCGTTGACCATGTCGGACATGAGCATACCCGTGTATTTAAAGATGTAACAGACGTAGGCCATGCGCTTACAAAGCTTGAGGATGTGGTCGGCACAACGGTTAAGCCCGAAGTTGCGATCATATATGATTGGGAAAACCGCTGGGCGGTCAAAGACTCTCAAGGCCCGCGCAACTGCGGCATTCATTACGAGGAAACAGCGCGCAAGCATTACCGTCCATTCTGGGAGCTTGGCATACCAGTGGACATTATTGATTCCGAATGTGCATTGGATTCATATAAAATCGTAATTGCTCCTATGCTGTATATGGTGCGTCCAGGCGTTGGCGAGGCTATTGAGAAGTTTGTTGAAAATGGCGGCACGTTTATAGCGACTTACTGGACAGGCATCGTTAACGAAAGCGATTTATGCTTTTTGACAGGCTTCCCTGGGCCGCTTCGCAAAACGCTCGGCATCTGGTCAGAGGAAATCGATTCCCTTCATGACGGCGAGACGAATCGCGTAGTGATGTCGGAGGGCAATGCTCTCGGCTTGTCGGGCGAGTACGAAGCGCATGAGCTTTGCGATCTTATCCACCTTGAAGGAGCAGAGTCGCTGGCCGTATACGGCGAGGATTTCTATGCTGGCCGTCCGGCATTGACGGTAAACCGCTTGGGCAAGGGGAAAGCGTATTATGTAGCTTCCCGCAATAAAGAACCATTTTTCACGGATTTCTTCAAGGCGCTAGTGGAGCAGGAGGGCATTCGCAAAGTGCTGGATACCGAGCTGCCTGAAGGCGTAACCGCACAGCTGCGCAGCGATGGGGAGACGGACTATGTATTTGTATCCAACTTTACACCGCAAGAGCAGCAAGTAGTGCTCGATGACCACGCTTATGAGGATGTTTTGAATGGTGGACATGTGGGGGCTGCACTTTCCCTTGCTGCGTATGATGTTCGGATTTTGAGACGTAAATCTTGTTAA
- the pstB gene encoding phosphate ABC transporter ATP-binding protein PstB, whose amino-acid sequence MEALINIDKLNLYYGAFHALKNVSLTIPAKAITAFIGPSGCGKSTLLRTLNRMNDMIQGTKIEGSIMIDGQNIYSNEVEVEALRRKIGMVFQQPNPFPKSIYDNVAYGPRLHGITNKKELDEIVETSLKSAVLWGEVKDSLKRSALGLSGGQQQRLCIARAIAVNPDILLMDEATSALDPISTLKIEELTQELKDKYTIVMVTHNMHQAARVSGQTVFFLNGEVVEYADTEKLFSNPTDQRTEDYISGRFG is encoded by the coding sequence TTGGAAGCGCTAATTAACATAGACAAGCTGAACCTGTACTACGGAGCGTTTCACGCACTGAAGAATGTATCGCTTACAATTCCGGCTAAGGCGATTACCGCCTTTATTGGGCCTTCCGGCTGTGGCAAATCGACCTTGCTGCGGACGCTTAACCGCATGAATGACATGATTCAAGGGACGAAGATTGAAGGCAGCATCATGATTGATGGACAAAATATTTATTCGAATGAAGTAGAGGTAGAGGCGCTGCGCCGTAAAATCGGCATGGTATTCCAGCAGCCGAACCCTTTTCCGAAGTCCATTTATGATAATGTGGCTTATGGTCCGCGCCTGCACGGCATTACAAACAAAAAAGAGCTTGATGAAATTGTAGAAACGAGCTTGAAATCCGCGGTGCTGTGGGGCGAAGTGAAGGATTCCTTGAAGCGCTCGGCACTTGGCTTATCGGGCGGTCAGCAGCAAAGGCTGTGTATCGCAAGAGCGATTGCGGTAAATCCGGATATTTTGCTGATGGACGAAGCGACCTCGGCGCTTGATCCGATTTCCACCTTGAAAATCGAGGAGCTTACCCAGGAGCTAAAGGATAAATATACGATTGTCATGGTTACGCACAATATGCATCAGGCGGCTAGGGTGTCAGGTCAAACGGTATTTTTCCTGAACGGCGAGGTCGTTGAATATGCGGATACAGAAAAGCTGTTCTCCAATCCAACCGACCAGCGCACGGAGGATTATATTTCTGGACGCTTCGGCTAA
- the pstC gene encoding phosphate ABC transporter permease subunit PstC yields MAQTIPKKTAGNGRSAGKNHFVEEWVGKVYTTLCVLFLVATIIAMVYFVASRGLSTFFKDHVNVFELLGGLKWSPEGSPPSFGAFPFIFGSFSTSLLAALLAAPLSICASIFMIEITPKFGRKFLQPVIELLAGIPSVVYGFIGLSVIVPLFRDIFPGQGLGVAAGALVLSIMILPTMTTVATDALASLPAGLKEGSYALGATRWQTIYRVVIPTTLPSLMTGVVLGIARAFGEALAVQMVIGNAPFVPRSLFESASTLTSAITLSMGNTAAGSTHNNALWSLALILMLMTFVFVFIVRWLEGRSKL; encoded by the coding sequence ATGGCGCAAACGATACCGAAAAAAACAGCGGGCAATGGCCGTTCTGCGGGCAAAAACCATTTTGTAGAGGAATGGGTCGGTAAAGTATATACAACCTTATGTGTCTTGTTTTTGGTTGCGACGATTATTGCCATGGTGTATTTTGTCGCATCCCGTGGACTAAGCACCTTTTTTAAAGATCATGTAAACGTATTTGAGCTTTTAGGCGGTTTAAAATGGAGCCCGGAAGGATCTCCCCCATCCTTCGGTGCATTCCCGTTCATCTTCGGCTCCTTCAGCACGTCGCTGCTTGCGGCATTGCTCGCGGCACCGCTTAGCATCTGTGCTTCCATCTTTATGATTGAAATTACGCCAAAGTTTGGACGCAAGTTTTTGCAGCCCGTTATTGAGCTGCTTGCGGGCATTCCCTCCGTCGTATACGGCTTTATCGGTCTTAGCGTCATCGTGCCTTTATTCCGTGATATTTTTCCTGGACAAGGCTTGGGCGTAGCTGCGGGTGCACTTGTATTGTCCATTATGATTTTGCCAACGATGACGACGGTTGCGACAGATGCACTTGCCTCCTTGCCTGCTGGACTTAAGGAAGGCTCTTACGCACTAGGTGCCACACGCTGGCAAACGATTTATCGCGTCGTCATTCCGACTACGCTTCCTTCACTCATGACGGGTGTCGTGCTCGGTATTGCACGGGCATTCGGCGAGGCGCTCGCTGTACAGATGGTTATCGGCAACGCGCCCTTTGTACCGCGCTCCCTGTTTGAGTCTGCTTCGACGCTGACTAGCGCTATTACGCTCAGCATGGGCAACACGGCTGCCGGCTCCACACATAACAATGCCTTATGGTCGCTTGCGTTGATTTTGATGCTCATGACATTCGTATTCGTATTTATCGTACGCTGGCTGGAAGGCAGGTCTAAACTATGA
- a CDS encoding phosphate ABC transporter substrate-binding protein PstS family protein: MKKSLMLIMAMVLTFTLAACGQASNGGTAAGNTTSSSSPSTEPSAEPSAEASSLTGSILATGSSALQPLVDQASKMFMEKNSGVTIQVQGGGSGTGLTQVSEGQANIGNSDVYAEEKLDADKAKALVDHQVAVVAMAAVVNKEVKVDNLTKQQLVDIFTGKVTNWKDLGGDDAAIVIVNRPASSGTRATFEKYALGQKSEDLQGSIQEDSSGTVKKIIGETPGAIGYLALSYLDDSIKSVSYDGVAANVENVANGTYPVWAYEHMYTKGEPDAASKAFLEYMMSDEIQNDKGLVVELGYIPTSQMQVVRDLDGNITKK, from the coding sequence ATGAAGAAGTCTTTGATGTTGATTATGGCAATGGTACTGACATTTACACTGGCTGCATGCGGCCAAGCAAGCAATGGAGGTACGGCAGCTGGCAATACAACTAGCTCCAGCAGCCCATCGACTGAGCCATCCGCTGAACCATCTGCAGAAGCATCGTCGCTTACAGGCTCGATTCTAGCAACAGGCTCCTCTGCACTTCAACCATTGGTTGACCAAGCCTCGAAAATGTTCATGGAAAAAAACAGCGGCGTTACAATTCAAGTACAAGGCGGCGGCAGCGGTACGGGCCTGACGCAAGTATCCGAAGGACAAGCAAATATCGGCAACTCCGACGTTTATGCAGAAGAGAAGCTGGATGCAGATAAAGCAAAAGCATTGGTTGATCACCAAGTGGCAGTAGTCGCTATGGCAGCAGTTGTAAACAAGGAAGTAAAAGTAGACAACCTGACGAAGCAGCAGCTGGTTGATATTTTCACAGGCAAAGTAACGAACTGGAAAGACCTTGGCGGCGACGATGCAGCAATCGTAATCGTAAACCGTCCTGCAAGCTCCGGTACTCGCGCTACTTTTGAGAAATATGCACTTGGTCAAAAATCCGAAGACCTACAAGGCTCGATCCAAGAGGATTCTTCCGGTACAGTTAAGAAAATTATCGGCGAAACACCAGGCGCTATCGGTTACCTTGCTCTTTCTTACCTCGATGATTCCATCAAATCCGTTAGCTATGACGGCGTAGCAGCTAACGTAGAAAACGTTGCTAACGGCACTTATCCAGTATGGGCTTACGAGCACATGTATACAAAAGGCGAGCCTGATGCAGCTTCCAAAGCATTCTTGGAATACATGATGAGCGACGAGATCCAAAACGATAAAGGATTGGTTGTTGAACTGGGATACATCCCAACTAGCCAAATGCAAGTCGTTCGCGATCTTGACGGCAACATCACTAAGAAGTAG
- the phoU gene encoding phosphate signaling complex protein PhoU, whose protein sequence is MTTRKEFDHGLEQLHDFVIEMGNFVEHALVEAIEALKAVDVGRAQRVISADPLLNQLEEKVTELGAKLIATQQPVAKDLRRILSSFRIASDLERMGDLSVDIAKVVLRMDGQELIKPLIDLPRMAEIVQMMTTESIQSFIQENVDLAYKMAKDDDQVDALYGQITRELYSLMMENPRNITQSSLLSFVGRYLERFGDHATNIGESVVYIVTGTRPDLNV, encoded by the coding sequence ATGACAACACGCAAGGAGTTCGACCACGGTCTCGAGCAGCTTCATGATTTTGTAATTGAGATGGGGAATTTTGTTGAACATGCATTGGTCGAAGCCATCGAAGCATTAAAAGCCGTTGATGTGGGGCGCGCACAGCGAGTTATCTCAGCGGATCCTTTGCTCAATCAACTGGAGGAGAAAGTAACGGAGCTTGGTGCAAAGCTCATTGCGACGCAGCAGCCGGTAGCGAAGGATTTGCGCCGTATATTATCCTCCTTCCGCATTGCCAGCGATCTGGAGCGGATGGGTGATCTTTCGGTTGATATTGCTAAGGTCGTATTGCGTATGGATGGGCAGGAACTAATTAAGCCGCTCATTGATCTTCCCCGCATGGCTGAAATTGTACAAATGATGACAACGGAATCCATCCAATCCTTCATCCAAGAAAATGTCGATCTCGCTTACAAAATGGCAAAGGATGACGACCAGGTCGATGCGCTGTACGGGCAAATTACCCGCGAGCTTTACTCCCTCATGATGGAAAACCCGCGCAACATAACGCAGTCCTCGCTGCTTAGCTTTGTTGGCCGATACCTTGAGCGCTTCGGCGACCACGCCACTAACATCGGTGAGAGCGTCGTCTACATTGTGACAGGCACAAGACCAGATTTGAACGTTTAA